A window of the Mus pahari chromosome 1, PAHARI_EIJ_v1.1, whole genome shotgun sequence genome harbors these coding sequences:
- the Zp1 gene encoding zona pellucida sperm-binding protein 1: protein MAWGCFVALLLLAAAPLRLAQHLHLEPGLEYSYDCGVRGMQLLVFPRPNQTIESKVLDEFGNRFEVNNCSICYHWVTSEAQKRTVFSADYQGCHVLEKDGRFHLRVFIQAVLPNGRVDIARDVTLICPKPDHIMTPDPYLAPPTTPEPFTPPTFALHSIPGHTLAGSGHTGLTTLYSEHSFTHPTPAPPSPGPGPAGPTVPHSQWGTLEPWELTELDSVGTHLPQEQCQVASGHIPCMVKGSSKEACQQAGCCYDSTKEEPCYYGNTVTLQCFKSGYFTLVVSQETALTHGVMLDNVRLAYAPNGCPPTQKTSAFVVFHVPLTLCGTAIQVVGEQLIYENQLVSDIDIQKGPQGSITRDSVFWLHVHCIFNASDFLPIQASILSPQPPAPVTQSGPLKLELRIATDKTFSSYYQGSDYPLVRLLQEPVYIEVRLLQRTDPSLVLVLHQCWATPTTSPFEQPQWPILSDGCPFKGDNYRTQVVAADREALPFWSHYQRFTIATFTLLDSSSQNALRGQVYFFCSASACHPVGSNTCSTTCDSGIARRRRSSSHHNSVLRALDIVSSPGAVGFEDAAKLEPSGSSRSSSSRVLLPLLAVTLALAAGIFVGLIWAWAQKLWEGIRY from the exons ATGGCCTGGGGTTGTTTTGTGGCCCTGCTTCTGCTGGCGGCAGCTCCCCTAAGATTGGCTCAGCATCTGCATCTGGAGCCTGGCTTGGAATACAGCTATGACTGTGGGGTACGGGGAATGCAGCTGCTGGTATTCCCCAGGCCAAACCAGACTATCGAATCCAAGGTGCTGG ATGAATTTGGGAACCGGTTTGAGGTGAATAACTGCTCTATCTGCTACCACTGGGTGACCAGTGAGGCCCAGAAGCGCACAGTATTCTCAGCTGATTACCAAGGCTGCCACGTTCTGGAGAAG GATGGGCGGTTCCACCTGAGGGTGTTCATACAAGCCGTCCTACCCAATGGCCGTGTGGATATAGCACGAGATGTCACTCTGATCTGTCCCAAACCAGACCACATCATGACTCCGGACCCCTACCTGGCTCCACCCACCACACCTGAGCCTTTTACACCTCCTACTTTTGCCCTTCACTCCATCCCTGGCCACACCTTGGCTGGGTCTGGCCACACTGGTCTCACTACGTTGTACTCAGAGCACAGCTTCACCCATCCAACTCCTGCCCCACCATCCCCAGGACCTGGACCTGCTGGACCCACCGTACCTCACTCCCAATGGGGCACGTTGGAGCCCTGGGAATTGACTGAGCTGGATTCTGTAG GCACCCATCTGCCCCAGGAGCAGTGCCAGGTAGCCTCCGGGCACATCCCGTGCATGGTAAAAGGAAGTTCCAAGGAAGCCTGTCAGCAGGCTGGCTGCTGCTACGACAGTACCAAAGAAGAGCCCTGTTACTATGGCAACACAG TCACTCTCCAGTGTTTCAAAAGTGGCTACTTTACCTTGGTCGTGTCACAAGAAACAGCCTTGACACATGGAGTCATGCTGGACAATGTCCGTCTGGCCTATGCCCCCAACGGATGCCCCCCTACCCAGAAGACAAGTGCTTTCGTGGTCTTCCATGTCCCTCTCACCCTCTGTGGAACGGCAATCCAG GTGGTTGGTGAGCAGCTCATCTATGAGAACCAGCTGGTGTCTGACATTGATATCCAAAAGGGGCCACAAGGTTCCATCACTCGTGACAGTGTCTTCTG GCTTCATGTTCACTGCATCTTCAATGCTAGCGATTTCCTGCCCATCCAGGCATCTATCCTCTCACCCCAACCACCTGCCCCCGTGACTCAGTCTGGACCCCTGAAGCTGGAACTGAGGATTGCCACGG ATAAGACTTTCAGCTCCTACTATCAGGGGAGTGACTATCCCCTTGTGAGACTGCTCCAGGAACCAGTCTACATAGAGGTCCGACTCCTGCAGAGAACTGATCCCAGTCTGGTGCTGGTGCTACACCAGTGCTGGGCCACGCCCACCACCAGCCCCTTTGAGCAGCCCCAATGGCCCATTCTGTCAGATGG GTGTCCTTTCAAGGGTGACAACTACAGAACACAAGTGGTGGCTGCAGACAGGGAGGCGCTTCCCTTCTGGTCCCACTATCAGCGGTTCACCATTGCCACCTTCACGCTCCTTGACTCCAGTTCCCAGAATGCCCTAAGGGGACAG GTCTATTTCTTCTGTAGTGCTTCTGCCTGCCACCCTGTGGGGTCCAACACATGCTCTACTACATGTGACTCTGGGATAGCAA GGCGTCGACGATCCTCTAGTCACCACAACAGCGTTCTCCGGGCCCTGGACATTGTGAGCTCTCCAGGGGCAGTGGGCTTTGAGGATGCTGCTAAACTTGAGCCCTCAG GTTCCAGCAGGAGCTCCAGTTCAAGAGTGCTGCTCCCGCTGCTGGCCGTCACCCTAGCCCTGGCGGCCGGTATCTTTGTGGGTCTGATCTGGGCCTGGGCCCAGAAACTCTGGGAAGGCATCAGATATTAA